One genomic segment of Methanothermococcus okinawensis IH1 includes these proteins:
- the apgM gene encoding 2,3-bisphosphoglycerate-independent phosphoglycerate mutase, producing MRTILILLDGLGDRSSEVLGGKTPLEYSKTPNLDKLAEKGMSGLMVPYKEGIPLGTEVAHFLLWGYSLNDFPGRGVIEALGEDMEMEDSAIYLRASLGFVKSDEKGYYVVDRRTKDIPTDEINKLVDALPNLVDGYEFELKYSYGVHFILKIKEENGWISDRISDSDPFYKDRHVMKVLPVNELCKNDMEYRKAESTCNALNKYLLKCHKILENHEINIKRRRKQKQPANFLLTKWAGKYKDITSFKEKWGMKGIIIANSAVFKGLSKLLKMDYMAIGDFETAINTGIKLMDYDFVHIHTKETDEAAHTKNPMNKVKVIEKIDKYLTPLLDINLDENLIVITADHSTPSVGGLIHSGESVPIMVVGKNVRFDEVNKFNEIACSKGHLRIFSKDLMNVILNYTDRALLYGLRSGSSLLRYIPNDDDIEHLKDNM from the coding sequence ATGAGAACTATATTAATATTACTCGATGGGTTGGGCGATAGGAGCTCGGAAGTTTTAGGCGGAAAAACACCACTTGAATATTCCAAAACTCCAAACTTGGATAAACTTGCAGAAAAAGGCATGAGTGGACTTATGGTTCCATATAAGGAAGGTATTCCATTGGGAACTGAGGTTGCCCATTTTTTACTATGGGGGTATTCTCTTAATGACTTTCCTGGAAGGGGAGTTATTGAGGCACTTGGGGAAGATATGGAGATGGAGGATAGTGCCATCTATTTAAGGGCATCCCTTGGATTTGTAAAATCTGATGAAAAAGGCTATTATGTGGTAGATAGAAGAACAAAAGATATACCAACGGATGAGATAAATAAATTAGTAGATGCACTACCAAATCTTGTTGATGGATATGAATTTGAATTAAAATATTCTTATGGTGTGCATTTTATATTAAAGATAAAAGAAGAAAATGGATGGATTTCTGATAGAATTTCTGATTCTGACCCATTTTATAAAGATAGGCATGTGATGAAAGTACTGCCTGTAAATGAATTGTGTAAAAATGACATGGAATATAGAAAAGCAGAAAGCACATGCAATGCATTAAATAAATATCTCCTAAAATGTCATAAAATCCTTGAAAACCATGAAATAAATATTAAAAGAAGGAGAAAACAAAAACAACCTGCAAACTTTCTTTTAACAAAATGGGCTGGAAAATATAAGGATATTACTTCATTTAAAGAAAAATGGGGCATGAAGGGAATTATTATAGCAAATAGTGCTGTTTTTAAAGGACTTTCTAAACTTTTGAAAATGGATTATATGGCTATTGGAGACTTTGAAACTGCAATAAATACTGGAATAAAGTTAATGGATTATGATTTTGTCCATATTCATACAAAAGAAACAGATGAAGCTGCCCACACAAAAAATCCTATGAATAAGGTTAAAGTAATTGAAAAAATTGATAAATATTTAACCCCACTATTAGATATTAATTTGGATGAAAATTTGATAGTAATCACAGCCGACCACTCTACACCTTCTGTTGGGGGGCTTATTCATTCTGGGGAAAGCGTTCCTATTATGGTTGTTGGAAAAAATGTTCGATTTGATGAGGTTAATAAATTTAACGAAATAGCATGTTCAAAAGGTCATTTAAGGATATTTTCAAAAGATTTAATGAATGTTATTTTGAACTATACTGACAGAGCTCTGCTCTATGGTTTGAGAAGTGGGAGCTCCCTTTTAAGATATATTCCAAATGATGATGATATTGAGCATTTAAAAGATAATATGTGA
- a CDS encoding DEAD/DEAH box helicase, which yields MYITHPFIKPNTMESRIYQQVIVANALKKNTLCVLGTGLGKTAIATLTIAGMLSKKDGKVLIVAPSRPLVEQHYNSLKNFLNIDEDKIIVLTGKIAPSKRKKMWEEGQIFIATPQIVENDIVANRVNTNDFMLLIADEAHHTTGNHSYTFVASVFRNKAHVLGLTASPGSNIDKILEICENLGIEHVEIRTYDDADVRDYVKTVKLRPVKVELPKEYEECINLLRSAFKERLKVLRDNKIIYSTNINKSELLMLQKKIMTIPDNSKYELIKMASEAIKLDYAIETLECQGKDAFLNYYERLGSQNTKSAKAVVRDSKVLKAVYKLRTSEIEHPKMKKLVEIVNRILNKKDEDKNQNKKENNKEKIIIFAQYRDTVDKIVKTLESNGINAIPFVGQSNKDGKGMSQKKQVEAVEKFKNDDNINVLVSTSVSEEGIDIISVNNVIFYEPVPSEIRFIQRRGRASRGEGGECIILITKNSRDEGYYWSAINKERKMKNILKDMQNILNKKLEEKYRDKYIVEDRNSLDYIINREDNKESDNEIYKGTYKEINEGNEINDKKEVNKINKNISKNEGINKNESINIEPNTDINTQKPIKIVVDNREKIVSRYLFDRAELTFKNLENGDYIVSDRVIVERKTAEDFESSIIDKRLFKQLTDLKKYERPVLIIEGNNYFRLSEKIVNGAVISIILDFNIPVVFSKDAEDTANILIKMAEREQLRSKRTVSIRTGKKPMSLRERQRFIVESFPDVGPLTAENLLMKFGTIENIVNAPEEELREVEGIGEIMAKKIKSVLTEKYEK from the coding sequence ATGTATATTACTCATCCATTTATTAAACCAAATACTATGGAATCAAGGATATATCAGCAGGTAATTGTTGCAAATGCTTTAAAAAAGAATACATTGTGTGTTTTAGGAACTGGTCTTGGAAAAACTGCAATTGCAACATTAACAATTGCTGGAATGCTGTCAAAAAAAGATGGAAAAGTATTAATTGTAGCTCCATCTCGTCCATTGGTGGAACAGCATTACAATAGTTTAAAGAACTTTTTAAACATCGATGAGGATAAAATAATAGTTTTAACTGGAAAAATAGCACCATCAAAAAGAAAAAAAATGTGGGAAGAAGGACAAATATTTATAGCTACGCCACAGATTGTGGAAAACGATATTGTAGCAAATAGGGTCAATACCAATGATTTTATGCTTCTTATCGCCGATGAAGCACATCATACAACAGGAAATCATTCTTATACATTCGTAGCATCGGTATTTAGAAATAAGGCTCATGTTCTTGGATTAACGGCTTCTCCGGGGTCAAATATTGATAAGATACTTGAAATATGTGAGAATTTGGGGATTGAACATGTGGAAATTAGAACATACGACGATGCAGATGTGAGGGATTATGTAAAAACCGTTAAATTGAGACCTGTAAAGGTGGAACTACCAAAGGAATATGAGGAATGTATTAATTTACTTAGAAGTGCTTTCAAAGAAAGGTTAAAAGTGCTTAGAGACAATAAAATAATTTATTCTACTAACATAAATAAATCGGAGCTCCTAATGCTTCAAAAGAAAATTATGACCATACCTGATAACTCAAAATATGAGCTCATAAAAATGGCTTCCGAAGCTATAAAACTTGATTATGCTATTGAAACTTTGGAATGTCAGGGAAAGGATGCATTTTTAAACTATTATGAAAGACTTGGAAGTCAAAATACAAAGTCTGCAAAGGCTGTTGTAAGGGATAGTAAGGTTTTAAAAGCGGTGTATAAATTAAGAACTTCTGAAATTGAACATCCTAAAATGAAAAAACTTGTTGAAATTGTTAATAGGATATTAAATAAAAAAGATGAAGATAAAAATCAAAATAAGAAAGAAAATAATAAGGAAAAAATAATCATATTTGCACAATATAGGGATACCGTTGATAAAATCGTAAAAACTCTTGAATCAAATGGCATAAATGCAATACCTTTTGTTGGGCAATCAAACAAAGATGGAAAAGGAATGTCTCAAAAGAAACAGGTTGAAGCTGTTGAAAAATTCAAAAATGACGATAATATAAATGTTTTAGTATCTACGAGCGTATCTGAGGAAGGTATTGACATAATAAGTGTAAATAATGTGATATTTTATGAGCCTGTGCCTTCTGAAATAAGGTTTATACAGAGGAGAGGTAGAGCTTCCAGAGGTGAAGGTGGAGAATGTATTATTTTAATTACTAAAAATAGTAGGGATGAGGGCTATTATTGGTCTGCAATAAATAAAGAAAGAAAGATGAAGAATATTTTAAAGGATATGCAAAATATATTGAATAAAAAACTTGAAGAAAAATACAGGGATAAATACATTGTTGAAGATAGAAATTCCCTTGATTACATAATAAACAGAGAAGATAATAAAGAAAGTGATAACGAAATTTATAAGGGAACCTATAAAGAAATTAACGAAGGAAATGAAATAAATGATAAAAAAGAAGTAAATAAAATAAATAAAAATATAAGTAAGAATGAGGGTATAAATAAAAATGAAAGTATAAATATAGAACCTAATACAGATATCAATACTCAAAAACCTATAAAAATAGTAGTGGATAATAGGGAAAAAATTGTAAGTAGGTATCTATTTGACAGAGCAGAGCTAACGTTTAAAAATCTTGAAAATGGGGATTACATAGTAAGCGATAGAGTAATTGTAGAGCGAAAAACTGCTGAGGATTTTGAGAGCTCTATAATAGATAAGAGATTATTCAAACAATTAACGGATTTAAAAAAGTATGAGAGACCAGTTTTAATCATTGAAGGTAATAATTATTTTAGGTTATCTGAAAAAATAGTAAATGGTGCAGTAATTTCCATAATACTCGATTTTAATATCCCTGTGGTATTTTCAAAGGATGCAGAAGATACTGCAAACATATTAATAAAGATGGCTGAAAGGGAGCAGTTAAGGTCTAAAAGAACAGTATCTATAAGAACAGGAAAAAAACCTATGTCATTGAGGGAAAGACAGAGATTTATAGTCGAAAGTTTTCCAGATGTTGGACCATTAACTGCTGAGAACTTACTTATGAAATTTGGCACTATTGAAAATATTGTGAATGCTCCCGAGGAGGAGCTCCGAGAGGTTGAAGGTATTGGGGAAATAATGGCGAAAAAGATAAAGTCAGTTTTAACTGAAAAATATGAAAAATAA
- a CDS encoding MBL fold metallo-hydrolase — protein MIKVLYDGILVRDGNKVTKASSSVTFIKTKKHNIIVDTATRDKRNLIIKELNKLGLTPEDIDIVINTHDHWDHVENNDLFKNAKIITYYNYKELDDDEIKIIETPGHTEDSISVIYEDYIVVGDASPLKDNILKDIEPKLNIDEELALNTLKKIKSLKKKIITGHEGLI, from the coding sequence ATGATAAAAGTCCTTTACGATGGAATATTAGTAAGAGATGGCAATAAAGTAACAAAGGCTTCTTCTTCTGTAACATTTATAAAAACAAAGAAGCACAATATAATAGTAGATACTGCTACAAGGGATAAAAGGAATTTAATTATAAAAGAACTAAACAAATTAGGATTAACACCAGAAGATATTGATATAGTTATAAATACCCATGACCATTGGGACCATGTGGAAAATAACGATTTATTTAAAAATGCAAAAATCATTACATATTACAATTATAAGGAGCTCGATGATGATGAAATAAAAATTATAGAAACCCCTGGGCATACAGAGGATAGTATTTCAGTGATATATGAGGATTATATAGTTGTTGGCGATGCTTCTCCCTTGAAAGATAACATTTTAAAAGATATTGAACCAAAGTTAAATATTGATGAGGAGCTCGCTCTGAATACTCTAAAAAAAATAAAAAGTTTAAAAAAGAAGATTATCACAGGTCATGAAGGTTTAATATAA
- the mch gene encoding methenyltetrahydromethanopterin cyclohydrolase, which yields MVSVNLKALPIVEEMINKKRDLNIDVIKLENGATVLDCGVNVSGSFEAGKAYTKVCLGGLAHVGVSINGTLNDELVLPCVKIKTAHPAIATLGAQKAGWSIKVGKYFAMGSGPARALAKMPKATYEEIGYEDDADIAILCLESSKLPNEEVAEYVAEKCGVKTENVYMLVAPTASLVGSIQISGRVVENGTYKMLEFLHFDVNKVKFAAGIAPVAPIVGDDLVMMGATNDMVLYGGRTYYYIESDENDDIEALCKALPSCSSSDYGKPFLETFKAANYDFYKIDKGMFAPAIVVINDMRTGKLMSSGKTHIEVIKKSLGYKEL from the coding sequence ATGGTAAGTGTAAATCTAAAAGCCCTGCCAATTGTTGAGGAAATGATTAATAAAAAAAGAGATTTAAATATTGATGTAATAAAACTTGAAAATGGAGCAACTGTTCTTGACTGTGGAGTTAATGTAAGCGGTAGTTTTGAAGCAGGAAAAGCCTATACAAAAGTATGTTTGGGTGGATTGGCACATGTTGGAGTTAGCATAAATGGAACATTAAATGACGAGTTGGTATTGCCTTGTGTTAAGATAAAAACTGCTCATCCAGCAATAGCAACATTAGGAGCTCAGAAAGCTGGGTGGAGTATTAAAGTTGGTAAATATTTTGCCATGGGTTCAGGTCCTGCAAGAGCTCTTGCAAAAATGCCTAAGGCTACTTATGAAGAGATAGGATATGAAGATGATGCAGATATTGCTATATTATGTTTAGAATCATCAAAACTTCCAAATGAAGAAGTTGCAGAGTATGTTGCTGAAAAATGTGGTGTTAAGACCGAAAATGTATATATGTTGGTAGCTCCAACAGCATCCTTGGTAGGTTCAATACAAATCAGCGGTAGAGTTGTAGAAAATGGAACTTATAAAATGCTTGAATTCCTTCATTTCGATGTAAATAAGGTTAAATTTGCAGCAGGAATTGCCCCAGTTGCACCAATTGTTGGTGATGATTTGGTTATGATGGGAGCTACAAACGACATGGTTTTATACGGTGGAAGAACATACTATTATATAGAAAGTGATGAAAACGATGATATTGAAGCTTTATGTAAAGCATTACCTTCCTGCTCATCATCAGACTATGGAAAACCATTTTTAGAGACCTTTAAAGCTGCAAACTACGATTTCTATAAAATAGACAAAGGTATGTTTGCACCAGCTATTGTTGTAATAAATGACATGAGAACAGGAAAACTTATGAGCTCAGGCAAAACTCATATAGAAGTAATTAAAAAATCATTAGGTTATAAAGAATTATAA
- the aroD gene encoding type I 3-dehydroquinate dehydratase, translating into MICIPVIDKNVDEALKSAEKALKVADIVEFRVDMLKNVNKDDIIKMAKYPSIITIRADWEGGAYSGDNNKRIELYKTAIENSAKFIDVELKEEKNKELVKFRNDTNSKTKIIISHHDFEKTPDYDELLKIVKKELEIGDIAKFATMAKSKKDVLNILKIVNEFEGKIIGIGMGEEGKLTRILGVDFGSILTFSSMEGRSSAPGQVDVVKLKKIWELLK; encoded by the coding sequence ATGATTTGCATTCCTGTAATTGATAAAAATGTGGATGAGGCATTAAAAAGTGCAGAAAAAGCTTTAAAAGTTGCTGATATTGTGGAATTTAGGGTAGATATGTTAAAAAATGTAAATAAAGATGATATAATAAAAATGGCAAAATATCCATCAATTATTACAATAAGGGCAGATTGGGAAGGTGGAGCATATAGTGGAGATAATAACAAAAGAATAGAGTTATATAAAACTGCAATTGAAAATAGTGCTAAATTTATAGATGTTGAATTAAAAGAAGAAAAAAATAAAGAACTCGTTAAATTTAGAAATGATACAAATTCAAAAACTAAAATTATTATATCACATCATGATTTTGAAAAAACACCAGATTATGATGAGCTCCTAAAAATCGTTAAAAAAGAACTTGAAATTGGAGATATTGCAAAGTTTGCCACAATGGCTAAATCTAAAAAGGATGTTTTGAATATTTTAAAGATTGTAAATGAGTTCGAAGGCAAAATAATAGGCATAGGCATGGGTGAAGAGGGTAAATTAACGAGAATTTTAGGGGTAGATTTTGGCAGTATATTAACATTTTCATCCATGGAAGGTAGGAGCTCGGCACCTGGGCAGGTTGATGTAGTTAAGTTGAAGAAAATATGGGAGCTCTTAAAGTAA
- a CDS encoding archaeosine biosynthesis radical SAM protein RaSEA, translating into MESYLKKLRNKYLKRRKKKNPNMPIATWIQDDVFLDKSIGKSITIILRTVGCRWAYESGGCTMCSYLMDSSPIKISAENIINQFEYALNKYREEILKNPEKYSIKLFTSGSFLDEFEVPKDAKEHIFKKLNELPIKEIAVESRPEFINDYNLKIIRDYVDNNINVEIGTGIETLNEKIRNTSIHKGVSIDDIKKAIETAKKYNVGIKAYLLIKPLFITEKQAIIDSIHSANECINMGVSRISYCPATIHKGTLTEVLWKKNQYRPPFLWSVLEILKEVKSQNLDKLIMCDTAGIPSSRGAHNKIGCECNYKLKEILNDFTITQDLSLIEGALNSECECKKYWEEFIRFEEKNIVPLGDEK; encoded by the coding sequence ATGGAATCTTATTTAAAAAAATTAAGAAATAAATATTTAAAAAGGAGAAAAAAGAAAAATCCAAACATGCCAATAGCAACATGGATTCAAGACGATGTATTTTTGGATAAATCCATTGGAAAAAGCATAACAATTATATTGAGAACTGTTGGTTGTAGATGGGCATACGAAAGTGGCGGATGCACGATGTGTAGCTATTTAATGGATAGCTCGCCTATAAAAATAAGTGCTGAGAACATCATAAATCAATTTGAGTATGCTTTAAATAAATATAGGGAAGAAATATTAAAAAATCCAGAAAAATATTCCATAAAATTATTTACATCTGGTAGTTTTTTAGATGAATTTGAGGTTCCAAAAGATGCCAAGGAACATATATTTAAAAAACTAAATGAGCTCCCTATTAAAGAGATAGCTGTTGAATCAAGACCTGAGTTTATAAATGACTATAACTTAAAAATAATACGAGATTATGTGGATAATAATATAAATGTAGAAATAGGAACAGGGATAGAAACCTTAAATGAGAAAATAAGGAATACATCGATTCATAAGGGCGTGTCAATAGATGATATTAAAAAGGCAATAGAAACTGCCAAAAAATATAATGTAGGAATAAAAGCATATTTATTAATAAAACCACTATTCATCACTGAAAAACAGGCTATAATTGATTCAATACATTCTGCAAATGAGTGTATAAATATGGGGGTTAGTAGGATATCCTACTGTCCAGCCACTATCCATAAAGGAACATTAACAGAAGTTTTATGGAAAAAAAATCAATATAGACCACCATTTTTATGGAGTGTTTTGGAAATACTAAAAGAAGTGAAATCTCAAAATTTAGACAAACTTATCATGTGTGATACAGCAGGAATACCATCAAGTAGAGGAGCTCATAATAAAATAGGTTGTGAATGCAACTATAAATTAAAAGAGATACTCAATGATTTTACAATTACACAGGATTTATCACTAATTGAAGGAGCTCTGAATAGTGAGTGTGAATGCAAAAAGTATTGGGAAGAATTTATAAGATTTGAAGAGAAAAATATTGTTCCATTAGGTGATGAAAAATAA
- a CDS encoding sugar phosphate isomerase/epimerase family protein, with the protein MLGVCMRSKLGKIPCISIGNLVQNRYMTFKHIDWGLHYYPKIIKNKSIIGFHAPIVNLGDKKDKSKTCLMTLKNIIDEIKGYNYLTIHLHNGKEPDKDTLINNLSEISDYAKKNNIKLCIENLRKGFSSNPNNVIEMVDICNCNITFDIGHTDYKYRDEFIDIFSNRIYNVHVYELEKDKIGHIAPNNLDNLRSVLDKLLDNKCDFWLIELMKLNEIIYTKNLLEDYLDNHK; encoded by the coding sequence ATGCTCGGTGTTTGCATGCGTTCAAAATTGGGGAAAATTCCCTGCATTTCTATCGGAAATTTGGTTCAAAATCGATATATGACTTTTAAGCATATTGATTGGGGACTTCATTATTACCCAAAGATAATAAAAAACAAATCTATTATAGGATTTCATGCACCAATAGTTAATTTAGGGGATAAAAAAGATAAATCTAAAACCTGTTTAATGACTTTAAAAAATATAATTGATGAAATAAAAGGATACAATTATTTGACAATCCATTTGCATAATGGAAAGGAACCAGATAAAGATACTTTAATAAATAATCTTTCAGAAATAAGCGATTATGCAAAAAAGAACAATATAAAATTATGTATTGAAAATTTAAGAAAAGGATTTTCATCAAATCCAAATAATGTAATTGAAATGGTCGATATTTGCAACTGCAATATAACCTTTGATATAGGCCATACTGATTACAAATATAGGGATGAATTTATCGATATATTTTCCAACAGGATATATAATGTCCATGTGTATGAGCTTGAAAAGGATAAGATTGGACATATTGCACCAAATAATTTGGATAATTTAAGATCTGTTTTGGATAAATTATTAGATAATAAATGCGATTTTTGGCTTATTGAACTTATGAAACTAAATGAAATTATATATACAAAAAATCTTTTGGAAGATTATTTGGATAATCATAAATAA